The genomic stretch AAGAAGGCCCATTTGGGCACAGCCCTGAAGGCCAACCCTTTTGGCGGCGCCTCTCACGCCAAGGGAATTGTGCTGGAAAAAGTAGGAGTTGAAGCCAAACAGCCAAATTCTGCCATCAGGAAGTGTGTCAGGGTTCAGCTAATCAAGAATGGCAAAAAAATCACTGCTTTTGTACCCAATGATGGTTGCTTGAATTTTATTGAGGAAAATGATGAAGTTCTGGTTGCTGGATTTGGTCGCAAAGGTCATGCTGTTGGTGACATTCCTGGAGTCCGCTTTAAGGTTGTCAAAGTAGCCAATGTCTCCCTTTTGGCTTTATACAAAGGCAAGAAGGAAAGACCAAGATCATAAATTTTGATGATGAAAGCACGATAGTAATAAATTttcatataccaaaaaaaaaaaaaaaaagaattacacagTGTATAATTACCTTTCTGTCCCAAAGAGCCTGTCATCAATGTTCTCCTCAAACATggtatcttatttttcttttgaactttttattttgtattgggatatagccaattaacaatgttgtggcagtttcaggtgaacagcaaagggactcagccatgtatccattctccccaagcCCACCCCCACCAATCCAGGCTCATggcatcttttttaaaattatacttgatttacagtgttgtgttaatttctgctgtacagcaaagtgattcagatacatataagtatgttgttgttcagtcaccaggtgtgtccaactcctcaagaccccatggactgcagcacaccaggcttccctgtccctcaccctcaccatctcctggagtttgcccaagtttatgtccattgaatcagtgatgctatccaaccatctcatacatatatatatatacatatatatatatatacattctttaatattcttttccattatggtttatcataggataatgagtatagttccctgtgctgtacagtaggacctttttaTTATCCACTCAAACATGGCATCTTAATACCAACTCATAATCTTTGCAATAGCCTTGTCCTCCCAGTAAAAAGGCAGTTTATTCCTAAGAGCCAACAGGTCTGCCACAACATTCCAAACCCACATCACTTTAATGAATATGTCACCCCTTTCATCTCAGAGTTCTGAACCCACCTCATTTTCTCCATGCATCTATCTTAAACTCATTTGAGATTGATCTGAGcatctctttgtttctcttgtttcaggACACTCCAGTTCCCCAAAACTGCCTTCACCCACCATCAACAACTAATAACTTAGACTGTCCCTTCCCAGGCCCCAGCATCTGTAAGGAAACTAGACTGTTCCGTTAGTCCTCAGTATGCCTCAGTGTCAtcttgttaggggaagcacactgattgaaaccacccaccctggctaGGCagcatagtaaccatttgcatgagttgttttatgacaggagatcctgataaggaataccgaactaataagccaccaccagctggaagagttcgggaaaggtcgagaggagacactgcctgtccgtccacttcccagaatccctcttgctagcatccatcttggctgagcgatgcgtgcgccaccaggaaagactctgaattagaatgattggccaccCGAAAACTAATCTCattaccataaaacccaagactgtgagccacgcggcagagcagttctcctggatACCCTTACTCTCCTGCtgtccacctgggtgcccttcccgataaaatctcttgctttgtcagcccatgtgtctcctcggacaattcatttccaagtgttagacaagagcccagtttcgggccccggaaggggtcccccttcctgcaacaaatggcgactctggtggggactcttcttcactgagactgacatcctgaccactcggggtactcaggggccagcttgcctgccaatggaccagacctaGCGGctgcaactgggacccttttgtccctggtctcctcctgacgcaGATAACTGGCCAGAGAGCCCCGActggtaaggaacaagagactttattgacctctcaccccttccttctctctttcctctccttagccatgcctatccttcccgtttttctagtaccccggtcctggacgcaggaatctggtcgaagggcctcagcttgagctgaggattggagactgatcacctactcttggcagagaactcgaattttctggtctggtttctggtagggccgagttccagtccacccttttctggaagcccagggaaaagtcccgtaatgcctgggtgtctgcaggtggcaggatacgtctgtaaggccaccccgTTTGCCCtcctttcccgcctcctcctccttcttctttcaacctggcttcctttcctccttttgaaatctttgaagacatctgaagttttgtgtctctgtagaaggttttctgagagaatgtattcttttttttttttttgagactgtattcttgtatttaagggagtgtctgatgaggactgccagggtttatatgtgtgtgttttaactgtgttctgtgttgtgatttgtgtcggtcattttgctttgtctggccaccatttagacctgccgccattttgttagaacttgattttctttccctgtgccttgagaccagggctctcaggaacacttatctagaccatctctaactcctgagactgagagaaaaaggaaaaaaagccttttaaaatgttatttatttaaattttatattgtaatatctaattcatgaccaaacttagaaaatgaagctggatcttgcactgtgtctgtctaaa from Cervus elaphus chromosome X, mCerEla1.1, whole genome shotgun sequence encodes the following:
- the LOC122689306 gene encoding 40S ribosomal protein S23 → MGKCRGLRTARKLRSHRRDQKWHDKQYKKAHLGTALKANPFGGASHAKGIVLEKVGVEAKQPNSAIRKCVRVQLIKNGKKITAFVPNDGCLNFIEENDEVLVAGFGRKGHAVGDIPGVRFKVVKVANVSLLALYKGKKERPRS